A window of the Archocentrus centrarchus isolate MPI-CPG fArcCen1 chromosome 17, fArcCen1, whole genome shotgun sequence genome harbors these coding sequences:
- the angptl4 gene encoding angiopoietin-related protein 4, which yields MKTTLAALTLCLMVLMATSFPVERKGPSSSGATKEKRVQYAAWDDVNVIAHGLLQLGQGLKEHVDKTKVQMRDLSSKLKVFNRTVNELGKESQRLRAEGEALKARAQGLEDREGQVLNVTAELREKAEEMQQERRTMSERISRLEEKVDSMLQGDGVLSDMTAGAKNSSDAHNIQLMLEAQNRRIDDLMERIRLQQEKLDKQSVRIRTLQSEIQQSRQKASPRSSNTDSSVQSGVAEQRDSPAETASDCHELFMRGETTSGVYTIQPTNSEPFEVFCEMTADGGWTVIQRRQDGSVDFDQLWQAYEKGFGNLNGEFWLGLERIYSIAKDGGYILNIRLSDWVDDLTTVRLPFQLGGQETKYSLQIQKAGTFSTLESSLAADASGIPFSTHDQDNDQKSDTNCAKHLSGGWWFSNCGRANLNGRYFQSPPPKQRHQRKQGIFWKTWRGRYYPLKSSMMMIAPTAAESKP from the exons ATGAAGACAACACTGGCAGCTCTGACTCTCTGCCTGATGGTGCTCATGGCTACAAGTTTCCCTGTTGAGAGGAAaggaccctcaagctctggTGCTACTAAGGAGAAGCGTGTCCAGTATGCAGCGTGGGATGATGTTAACGTCATTGCCCATGGCCTCCTGCAACTGGGCCAGGGGCTGAAAGAGCATGTGGACAAGACTAAAGTCCAGATGAGGGACCTGTCGAGCAAACTGAAAGTCTTCAATCGCACTGTGAACGAACTAGGGAAGGAAAGTCAGAGGCTGCGAGCAGAAGGTGAGGCTCTGAAAGCTCGGGCCCAGGGACTGGAGGACAGAGAGGGGCAGGTGCTGAATGTCACTGCTGAGCTgagggagaaggcagaggagatGCAGCAGGAGAGAAGGACCATGAGTGAAAGAATCAGCCGGCTGGAGGAGAAGGTGGACAGCATGCTGCAGGGAGACGGGGTGCTGTCTGACATGACTGCTGGTGCCAAAAATAGCAGTGATGCTCACAACATCCAG CTCATGCTGGAGGCCCAGAACAGACGAATTGATGATCTGATGGAGCGCATCAGACTCCAGCAGGAGAAGCTTGACAAACAGAGCGTGCGCATCAGGACCCTGCAAAGTGAA ATCCAGCAGTCAAGACAGAAAGCCTCCCCGCGGAGCAGCAACACCGACAGCTCCGTGCAGAGCGGCGTCGCGGAGCAGCGCGACTCGCCAGCCG AGACGGCATCGGACTGCCACGAGCTGTTCATGAGAGGAGAGACCACCAGCGGGGTGTACACCATCCAGCCGACAAACTCAGAGCCCTTTGAAGTCTTCTGTGAGATGACGGCCG ACGGTGGATGGACAGTGATTCAAAGGCGCCAAGATGGTTCAGTGGACTTTGACCAGCTGTGGCAGGCCTACGAGAAAGGCTTTGGCAACCTGAATG GAGAGTTCTGGTTAGGTTTGGAGAGGATTTACTCTATAGCTAAAGATGGTGGCTACATCCTCAACATCAGGCTCTCTGACTGGGTGGATGACCTCACAACTGTCCGTCTCCCATTCCAACTGGGTGGACAGGAAACCAAATATTCTCTCCAGATTCAGAAGGCTGGCACTTTCAGTACCCTCGAGAGCTCCCTGGCGGCTGACGCCTCTGGTATCCCTTTTTCCACCCATGACCAGGACAATGACCAGAAAAGTGACACCAACTGTGCCAAGCACCTCTCTG GTGGTTGGTGGTTCAGTAACTGCGGGCGCGCCAACTTAAATGGCAGATATTTCCAGAGTCCTCCTCCCAAGCAGCGGCACCAGAGAAAGCAGGGCATCTTCTGGAAGACTTGGAGGGGCCGTTACTATCCTCTGAAATCCAGTATGATGATGATTGCTCCCACCGCAGCTGAGAGCAAGCCATAA
- the LOC115795565 gene encoding LOW QUALITY PROTEIN: dipeptidyl peptidase 9-like (The sequence of the model RefSeq protein was modified relative to this genomic sequence to represent the inferred CDS: deleted 1 base in 1 codon), translated as MTAVDGLSDNAEVVEMEDVPSQFFVEKHSWEGLRDIIHCSRKYSGMIANKAPHDFQFVQKNDENGPHSHRLYYLGMPYGSRENSLLYSEIPKKIRKEALLVLSWKQMLDHFQATPHQGAYSREEELLRERKRLGAFGITSYDYHSQTGLFLFQASNSLFYCQDGGNNGFIQSAPVKPVEIKTQCSGTRMDPKICPGDPDVIAFINNNDLWIANIKTGEERRLTYCHKGVDNVKEDPKSAGVATFVIQEEFDRFTGYWWSPSAVEDPNGSKTVYLLYEEVDETEVEIIHVPSPALEERKADAYRYPRTGSKNPQCTLKLAEIKTDHQGRIVSTQDKELVPPFNALFPGTEYIARVGWTSDGKYGWAVLLDRSQRKLQLVLLPPALFIPVTDAPVLRQESLEAVPTNAQPYIIYEETTDVWINVHDIFYPFIQMTEDEFTFIWVNESKTGFSHLYKITSLLQPGCYHWTEDSQHVEGDFKCAIKEEVTLTCGEWEVLARHGSKIWVNEATKLVYFQGTRDTPLEHHLYVVSYESPGDVVRLTKPGFSHSCSVSQNFDFFVSHYSSVSTPPCVHVYKLTGSEGDPLHMVPEFWASMMESPGCPGDYSPPEIFDFPGKSGFQLYGMVYKPHNLQPGRKHPTVLFVYGGPQVQLVNNSFKGMKYLRLNTLASLGYAVVVIDGRGSCQRGLEFEGALKNKMGQVEIEDQVEGLQYVAEKFNFVDLSRVAIHGWSYGGFLSLMGLIQRPNIFKLAIAGAPVTVWMAYDTGYTERYMDVPENNQQGYEEGSVALHVDKLPSEPNRLLILHGFLDENVHFFHTNFLVSQIIRAGKPYQLQVYPNERHSIRCPESGEHYEIMLLHFLQQYL; from the exons ATGACGGCTGTGGACGGCCTTTCGGACAATGCGGAGGTGGTGGAGATGGAGGATGTGCCATCTCAGTTCTTTGTGGAAAAACACTCTTGGGAGGGCCTGCGAGATATAATTCACTGTAGCAGGAAATACTCGGGCATGATTGCCAACAAGGCTCCCCATGACTTCCAGTTTGTGCAGAAAAATGATGAGAATGGACCCCACTCCCACCGACTGTACTACCTCG GAATGCCTTATGGAAGCAGAGAGAACTCATTACTCTACTCAGAAATCCCCAAAAAGATTCGGAAAGAGGCCCTCTTAGTGTTGTCATGGAAACAGATGCTGGATCACTTCCAG GCTACCCCACACCAGGGGGCATACTCTCGAGAGGAGGAATTGCTGAGAGAGCGTAAACGTCTGGGAGCATTTGGTATCACGTCCTATGACTACCATTCCCAGACAGGTCTGTTCCTCTTCCAGGCTAGTAACAGCCTATTCTACTGTCAAGATGGAGGCAACAATGGCTTCATC CAGTCAGCTCCTGTAAAGCCTGTGGAGATCAAGACCCAGTGCTCAGGGACCCGTATGGACCCCAAGATCTGCCCTGGAGACCCTGACGTTATAGCCTTTATCAACAACAATGACTTGTGGATAGCCAACATTAAGACAGGCGAGGAAAGGCGACTCACGTATTGCCATAAAG GTGTAGATAATGTTAAGGAGGACCCCAAGTCTGCAGGTGTAGCAACATTTGTTATCCAAGAAGAGTTTGATCGTTTCACTGGCTACTGGTGGAGCCCCTCAGCAGTAGAAG ACCCTAATGGAAGTAAAACAGTGTACCTTCTGTATGAAGAGGTGGATGAGACAGAGGTAGAAATTATTCATGTTCCATCTCCGGCACTTGAAGAGCGAAAAGCAGATGCATACAGATATCCTCGCACGG GTAGCAAAAATCCCCAGTGTACACTTAAACTGGCAGAGATCAAGACAGATCATCAAGGAAGA ATAGTGAGCACACAAGATAAAGAACTGGTC CCCCCCTTTAACGCCTTGTTTCCCGGGACAGAATACATCGCTAGAGTAGGATGGACGAGCGACGGCAAATA TGGTTGGGCAGTGCTGTTAGACCGCAGTCAGAGGAAACTACAGCTTGTTCTGTTGCCTCCTGCCCTCTTCATCCCTGTGACAGATGCCCCAGTTCTGAGACAGGAGAGTCTGGAGGCTGTACCCACTAACGCACAGCCATATATAATCTATGAAGAGACCACTGATGTCtggataaat GTTCATGATATATTCTATCCCTTTATTCAAATGACAGAAGATGAATTTACTTTCATTTGGGTAAACGAGTCTAAAACAGGTTTCAGCCATCTGTATAAAATCACATCCCTGTTACAGCCGGGCTGCTACCATTGGACAGAGGACTCCCAGCATGTAGAGG GAGACTTCAAATGTGCAATCAAGGAAGAGGTTACATTGACCTGTGGGGAATGGGAAGTGCTGGCAAGACATGGTTCCAAG ATCTGGGTCAATGAGGCAACAAAGTTGGTGTACTTCCAGGGCACCAGAGACACTCCTCTGGAGCATCATCTCTATGTGGTCAGCTACGAGTCACCTGGAGATGTGGTCAGACTAACCAAGCCTGGCTTCTCTCATAGCTGCTCTGTTAGTCAG AACTTTGACTTTTTCGTCAGCCACTACAGCAGCGTGAGTACTCCCCCCTGTGTTCACGTCTACAAGCTGACTGGCTCAGAAGGTGACCCATTGCACATGGTTCCTGAGTTCTGGGCCAGCATGATGGAATCACCAG GTTGTCCAGGAGATTACAGTCCACCTGAGATTTTCGACTTTCCAGGGAAGTCAGGCTTCCAGCTTTATGGAATGGTATACAAGCCTCACAACCTGCAGCCTGGCAGGAAACACCCGACTGTTCTCTTTGTCTACGGAGGCCCACAG GTGCAGTTGGTTAATAACTCTTTTAAGGGGATGAAATACCTGCGCCTGAACACGCTGGCTTCTCTGGGCTATGCTGTAGTTGTCATTGATGGGAGGGGTTCGTGTCAGAGGGGCCTTGAATTTGAAGGAgcactaaaaaacaaaatg GGTCAAGTAGAGATTGAagaccaggtggaagggctgcaGTATGTAGCAGAGAAGTTTAACTTTGTGGACCTGAGCCGTGTTGCCATCCATGGCTGGTCCTATGGAGGATTCCTCTCTCTCATGGGCCTCATCCAGCGACCCAACATCTTTAAG CTGGCCATAGCAGGTGCCCCGGTGACTGTGTGGATGGCCTACGACACAGGCTACACAGAGCGTTACATGGATGTGCCTGAGAACAACCAACAGGGCTATGAGGAAGGATCTGTGGCACTGCATGTGGACAAGCTCCCTAGCGa GCCAAATCGTTTGCTTATTCTCCATGGCTTTCTGGATGAGAATGTGCACTTTTTCCACACCAATTTCCTAGTGTCACAGATAATCCGGGCTGGAAAGCCCTACCAGCTTCAG GTGTACCCCAATGAGCGGCACAGTATCCGCTGCCCTGAGTCTGGAGAGCACTACGAGATAATGCTGCTGCACTTTCTACAACAATACCTCTGA
- the rps15 gene encoding small ribosomal subunit protein uS19: MADTEIKKKRTFRKFTYRGVDLDQLLDMSYEQLMQLYCARQRRRLNRGLRRKQQTLLKRLRKAKKEAPPMEKPEVVKTHLRDMIILPEMVGSMVGVYNGKTFNQVEIKPEMCGHYLGEFSITYKPVKHGRPGIGATHSSRFIPLK; encoded by the exons ATG GCGGATACCGAGATCAAGAAGAAGCGTACCTTCAGGAAGTTCACCTACAGAGGTGTGGACCTGGATCAGCTTCTGGACATGTCCTA TGAGCAGCTGATGCAGCTGTACTGCGCCCGTCAGAGGAGGAGGCTGAACCGCGGCCTGCGTCGCAAGCAGCAGACCCTCCTTAAGCGTCTGCGCAAGGCAAAGAAGGAGGCTCCTCCAATGGAGAAACCAGAGGTGGTGAAGACCCACCTGAGGGACATGATTATCCTGCCTGAGATGGTTGGGTCCATGGTTGGAGTGTACAATGGCAAGACTTTCAACCAGGTTGAAATCAAG CCTGAGATGTGTGGTCACTACTTGGGAGAGTTCTCCATCACCTACAAGCCAGTGAAGCACGGTCGCCCCGGTATTGGAGCCACACACTCTTCTCGTTTCATCCCTCTGAAGTAG